The following coding sequences are from one Geodermatophilus normandii window:
- a CDS encoding carboxyl transferase domain-containing protein yields MSPRLDARTLRDLVLDPGSWTSWDAPVGPRDVDPDYAADLRAAAERSRQDEAVVTGEGRLRGRRVAVVAGEFGFLAGSIGVATAERLVAAVERATDEGLPLLAAPVSGGTRMQEGTVAFLQMIGITAAIARHKAAGLPYLVYLRDPTFGGVLASWGSTGHVTIAEPGAAVGFLGPRVYEALYGEPFPAGVQTSDHLARLGLIDAVVPHEDVADLADRALSVLSARRTWHTDVRDAERPRREDGTETDDPEDGRSAWDVVTSSRRRDRPGVRRLLRTAATDVVGLSGTGAGEKDPGLLLALARFGGAPCVVLGQDRRGQVLSAPLGPAALREARRGMRLAAELHLPLVTLIDTPGAALSVEAEEGGLAAEIARCLEDLVTLRAPTLAVLLGQGTGGGALALVPADRVLAAANGWLGPLPPEGASAIVHRTVDRAPEMAAAQGVRATDLWRAGIVDRVVPERPDAADEPVEFCRRLGRVLGEELAGLLGRDDAERHRSRLHRYRRLGR; encoded by the coding sequence GTGAGTCCCCGGCTCGACGCCCGGACCCTCCGCGACCTCGTCCTCGACCCCGGCTCCTGGACGAGCTGGGACGCCCCGGTCGGCCCGCGCGACGTCGACCCGGACTACGCCGCCGACCTGCGCGCCGCCGCGGAGCGCAGCCGGCAGGACGAGGCCGTGGTCACCGGCGAGGGCAGGCTGCGCGGCCGGCGGGTGGCCGTCGTCGCCGGGGAGTTCGGCTTCCTGGCCGGCTCGATCGGGGTGGCGACGGCGGAGCGGCTGGTGGCGGCCGTCGAGCGGGCCACCGACGAGGGGCTGCCGCTGCTGGCCGCCCCGGTGTCGGGCGGCACCCGCATGCAGGAGGGCACGGTCGCCTTCCTGCAGATGATCGGCATCACCGCGGCGATCGCCCGGCACAAGGCTGCGGGCCTGCCCTACCTCGTCTACCTGCGCGACCCGACGTTCGGCGGCGTGCTCGCCTCCTGGGGGTCGACGGGACACGTCACGATCGCCGAGCCCGGTGCGGCGGTCGGCTTCCTCGGCCCGCGGGTGTACGAGGCGCTCTACGGCGAGCCGTTCCCCGCAGGCGTGCAGACCTCCGACCACCTCGCACGGCTCGGGCTCATCGACGCCGTCGTGCCGCACGAGGACGTGGCCGACCTCGCCGACCGGGCCCTGTCGGTGCTCTCGGCCCGGCGCACCTGGCACACCGACGTCCGCGACGCCGAGCGTCCCCGCCGCGAGGACGGCACCGAGACCGACGACCCGGAGGACGGCCGCAGCGCGTGGGACGTCGTCACCTCGTCACGGCGGCGCGACCGCCCGGGCGTGCGGCGGCTGCTGCGGACGGCGGCCACCGACGTCGTCGGGCTGTCGGGCACCGGCGCCGGCGAGAAGGACCCGGGCCTGCTGCTGGCGCTGGCCCGCTTCGGCGGCGCGCCGTGCGTCGTCCTCGGGCAGGACCGGCGGGGACAGGTGCTGTCGGCGCCGCTGGGCCCGGCGGCGCTGCGCGAGGCCCGGCGCGGCATGCGGCTGGCCGCGGAGCTGCACCTGCCGCTGGTCACGCTGATCGACACCCCGGGCGCGGCGCTGTCGGTCGAGGCCGAGGAGGGCGGGCTGGCCGCGGAGATCGCCCGCTGCCTGGAGGACCTCGTGACGCTCAGGGCGCCGACGCTGGCGGTGCTGCTGGGCCAGGGCACCGGCGGCGGCGCGCTCGCGCTCGTCCCGGCCGACCGGGTGCTGGCCGCGGCCAACGGCTGGCTGGGCCCGCTGCCGCCGGAGGGCGCCTCGGCGATCGTGCACCGCACCGTGGACCGGGCCCCGGAGATGGCGGCGGCGCAGGGCGTGCGGGCGACCGACCTGTGGCGGGCCGGGATCGTCGACCGCGTCGTGCCCGAGCGGCCCGACGCCGCCGACGAGCCGGTCGAGTTCTGCCGCCGGCTGGGGCGGGTGCTCGGCGAGGAGCTGGCCGGGCTGCTGGGCCGCGACGACGCCGAGCGGCACCGCAGCCGCCTGCACCGCTACCGCCGGCTGGGGCGCTAG
- a CDS encoding MarR family winged helix-turn-helix transcriptional regulator gives MTARWLDDTQQRAWRAWLTLAELLPRELDAQLQRDAGLSHAAYVVLAMLSEAPGRSRRMSDLARRANQSQSRLSHTVARLEDRGWVRRERSSEDGRGNLAVLTDAGWDLVRSVAPGHVDAVRAALFDPLSVEQTEALREVLETVVEALDPDSSRRVAHGGDAGAAC, from the coding sequence GTGACCGCGCGCTGGCTCGACGACACGCAGCAGCGGGCCTGGCGGGCCTGGCTGACCCTGGCCGAGCTGCTCCCGCGCGAGCTCGACGCCCAGCTCCAGCGCGACGCCGGCCTCTCCCACGCCGCCTACGTCGTCCTGGCGATGCTGTCCGAGGCGCCCGGCCGCAGCCGCCGGATGAGCGACCTCGCGCGGCGGGCCAACCAGTCGCAGAGCCGGCTCTCGCACACCGTCGCCCGGTTGGAGGACCGCGGCTGGGTGCGCCGCGAGCGCTCGTCCGAGGACGGCCGCGGCAACCTCGCCGTGCTCACCGACGCCGGCTGGGACCTCGTCCGCAGCGTCGCGCCCGGGCACGTCGACGCCGTCCGCGCCGCGCTGTTCGACCCGCTGTCCGTCGAGCAGACCGAGGCGCTGCGCGAGGTGCTCGAGACCGTCGTCGAGGCCCTCGACCCCGACAGCAGCCGCCGGGTCGCCCACGGCGGCGACGCCGGGGCCGCCTGCTGA